From the genome of Geoglobus ahangari, one region includes:
- a CDS encoding VWA domain-containing protein, whose translation MNSRGVSILVEYLLLMSIVSFFVILMTLQLNDQLKEVHLGKVVENQFSDVSAEISSQIVDILTIAPSNGYVKARIYMPDRIGDREYFAGFKEEDGYSYVYIESEDGKYQKYLGLGGTTLYFQPRGITNSLSEEHVLEYSRKSVVFPSAVLILRPAIVLANETSNGETVIDVSKSSAYGWWNWEVELWNGTKITGDMGSATYTLSVVWNETEFVTYCNYDSTNYTAYCNLTLTVSDLTYNLNDTDTATLVITKNTSSNPDLYIRKFVIPPQVAPGEPFEIHIYLQGRGFLLEGRGTTLSVVHVIDTSGSMDWKTKYDSFSGYVTPSVWNVQLDINSSFLGKSVLIEVYTTDDLSPWWDGLDKDDAFVVRVEQADGDVWYANGELGTLNGRYFYDSRVTSSEIGIWNISTLVAIPEKPIPVTIEVYRYDGYWNLVYSTTTTYTANYSTETVQLPENFTRNDLYDYLAIKLNSPYYYDFLAWATYSTTTDFCYDYSTRTYCLISPAAADNYTYYVVPYAFDASLYEGDASIQKLDSARIAAITFDSALENSDYVGLVDYSYYATKHTVNTSGALTYLTTNKTVVDEEIKDLSPSGATNIYHALNQAKEVLLENTTAISGTKPLIILMSDGEPTWGSYLWDPADPYTDPRCDGSSYCVDAANRAIDEANTIKSTYIGSENITICTIAFGYDANTAFLQEIASTKPDGSKCFYTATNYQELVDAYNDISKTFKLSAKNVTITDVIPSGLELVGEPTVSISGNATADVPIVYQLPDGTAVRLNISEVYINDEIELVFQAVANKPGDYQLDVYGVSNVTYEPYPFTGDIAVYNLTVVSGRVSTAESAVVEIS comes from the coding sequence ATGAACTCCCGTGGAGTTTCGATACTCGTCGAGTACCTGCTGCTGATGTCGATAGTCTCGTTCTTCGTCATACTCATGACGCTCCAGCTCAACGACCAGCTCAAGGAGGTGCACCTCGGAAAGGTCGTGGAGAACCAGTTCTCGGACGTCTCAGCGGAGATATCCTCCCAGATCGTCGACATCCTCACAATCGCCCCGAGCAACGGTTACGTTAAGGCGAGAATATACATGCCCGACAGGATCGGGGACAGGGAGTACTTCGCGGGGTTTAAAGAAGAGGACGGTTACAGCTACGTGTACATTGAGTCGGAAGATGGGAAGTACCAGAAGTACCTCGGCCTCGGTGGAACGACGCTCTACTTCCAGCCCCGCGGGATAACCAACAGCCTCTCGGAGGAGCACGTCCTGGAGTACAGCAGGAAGTCGGTCGTGTTCCCGAGCGCAGTTCTGATCTTAAGGCCAGCCATAGTTCTGGCCAACGAGACGTCCAACGGTGAGACGGTCATCGATGTCTCGAAGTCCTCCGCATATGGGTGGTGGAATTGGGAGGTGGAGCTCTGGAACGGCACGAAGATTACCGGAGACATGGGAAGCGCCACATACACGCTGAGCGTGGTGTGGAACGAGACCGAGTTCGTCACCTACTGCAATTACGACTCAACCAACTACACCGCCTACTGCAACCTCACGCTCACGGTGAGCGACCTCACGTACAACCTCAACGACACGGACACGGCCACGCTCGTCATAACCAAGAACACATCCTCAAACCCCGACCTGTACATAAGGAAGTTCGTCATACCTCCGCAGGTAGCTCCGGGAGAGCCGTTCGAGATACACATATACCTGCAGGGCAGGGGGTTCCTGCTTGAGGGCAGGGGCACAACCCTTTCAGTCGTGCACGTGATAGACACCTCAGGGAGCATGGACTGGAAGACGAAGTACGACTCATTCTCCGGCTACGTCACGCCCTCTGTCTGGAACGTGCAGCTGGACATAAACTCGTCGTTCCTCGGAAAGAGCGTTCTGATAGAGGTGTACACAACCGATGATCTGTCGCCATGGTGGGACGGGCTCGATAAGGATGATGCGTTCGTTGTCAGGGTGGAGCAGGCCGATGGAGATGTGTGGTACGCCAACGGAGAGCTCGGAACGCTTAACGGGAGGTACTTCTACGACTCGAGAGTGACTTCCAGCGAGATAGGTATATGGAACATAAGCACACTCGTCGCGATACCTGAGAAACCCATTCCGGTGACCATCGAGGTCTACAGGTACGACGGGTACTGGAACCTCGTTTACAGCACCACAACCACGTACACGGCGAACTACAGCACGGAGACAGTACAGCTACCGGAGAACTTCACCAGAAACGACCTCTACGACTACCTCGCCATCAAGCTGAACTCCCCGTACTACTACGACTTCCTCGCATGGGCAACGTACTCAACCACAACGGACTTCTGCTACGACTACAGCACAAGGACGTACTGCCTGATTAGCCCCGCGGCGGCGGACAACTACACGTATTACGTCGTCCCGTATGCGTTCGACGCCTCGCTTTACGAGGGAGACGCGAGCATCCAGAAGCTCGATTCTGCGAGAATCGCCGCGATAACCTTCGACAGCGCGCTTGAAAACAGCGATTACGTTGGACTGGTCGATTACTCATACTACGCAACCAAACATACTGTCAACACGTCCGGAGCGCTGACGTACCTGACGACCAACAAAACCGTGGTGGACGAGGAGATCAAGGATCTGAGCCCATCGGGTGCGACAAACATATACCACGCCCTCAATCAGGCCAAGGAAGTACTTCTGGAGAACACAACGGCCATATCGGGAACGAAGCCGCTCATAATTCTGATGAGCGACGGTGAGCCAACCTGGGGCAGCTACCTCTGGGATCCGGCAGACCCGTACACCGATCCCAGATGTGACGGGAGCAGCTACTGTGTTGATGCTGCAAACAGGGCAATAGACGAGGCGAACACGATAAAAAGCACCTACATTGGAAGCGAGAACATAACCATCTGCACCATAGCATTCGGTTACGACGCAAACACGGCGTTTCTGCAGGAGATAGCAAGCACGAAGCCCGACGGGAGCAAGTGCTTCTACACCGCGACAAACTATCAGGAGCTCGTTGACGCCTACAACGACATATCGAAGACGTTCAAGCTGTCCGCGAAGAACGTCACGATCACTGACGTGATACCCAGCGGTCTCGAGCTCGTGGGAGAGCCGACGGTGAGCATAAGCGGAAACGCCACCGCAGACGTCCCGATTGTCTACCAGCTTCCAGACGGAACTGCAGTCAGGCTGAACATCTCGGAGGTGTACATAAACGACGAGATTGAGCTTGTGTTCCAGGCGGTTGCCAACAAGCCCGGAGACTACCAGCTTGATGTCTACGGAGTGAGCAACGTCACCTACGAGCCCTACCCGTTCACTGGAGATATAGCGGTCTACAACCTGACCGTCGTGTCAGGAAGGGTTTCAACCGCAGAGAGCGCGGTGGTGGAGATATCATGA
- a CDS encoding DUF7288 family protein: MVKGQMMTLEGIMGAILLFLVTYTLFQSSLVISPLWSEFSDAQMKQLAYDALRVMDGNSSLNDSLKGMLIGLNSSFKPNEEFISSLEKLIRPANYRLEIYWVNGSKIESAVLVNNQPTPEAVAASRVVVLDNGDLSPDSPFYRPDGRSYTPIVVEVRLIVWRA; this comes from the coding sequence ATGGTGAAGGGACAGATGATGACGCTCGAGGGAATCATGGGAGCAATTCTGCTGTTCCTCGTAACCTACACCCTCTTTCAGAGCTCCCTCGTGATCTCCCCGCTCTGGAGCGAGTTCAGCGATGCCCAGATGAAGCAGCTCGCATACGATGCGCTGAGGGTTATGGACGGGAACTCCTCTCTTAACGACTCACTCAAGGGAATGCTGATCGGCCTGAACTCGTCATTCAAACCAAACGAGGAGTTCATCTCCTCTCTGGAAAAGCTCATCAGGCCTGCAAACTACAGGCTCGAGATATACTGGGTGAACGGGAGCAAAATCGAGTCTGCAGTTCTCGTGAACAACCAGCCAACGCCAGAAGCAGTTGCGGCGAGCAGGGTTGTCGTGCTGGACAACGGAGACCTCTCACCCGACTCCCCGTTCTACAGACCTGACGGTAGGAGCTACACGCCGATAGTTGTAGAGGTGAGGCTGATAGTATGGCGCGCGTGA
- a CDS encoding alpha/beta hydrolase translates to MVEVVVNGIRATYDVRGEKGVLLCPPHPLMGGNRFDVRLERISSALHKSGFSTLRFDYRQPFRNGIGEVEDARYMLLYLRERHDFVAVVGYSFGAVVASNIADESDALVLISPLKRLHEIELKDSKVPKLIIYASYDDIVSVEESRDIAGALSDPKKVVELETDHFYTGKMDVLANEVSDFLSSL, encoded by the coding sequence ATGGTCGAGGTCGTTGTGAACGGCATAAGGGCAACCTACGACGTCAGAGGGGAGAAGGGAGTTTTGCTCTGCCCACCCCACCCCCTGATGGGCGGAAACAGGTTTGACGTGAGGCTGGAGAGGATAAGCTCCGCCCTCCACAAATCAGGCTTCTCAACTCTCAGGTTTGACTACAGGCAGCCCTTCAGGAACGGCATCGGCGAGGTTGAGGACGCGAGATACATGCTCCTCTATCTTAGGGAGAGGCACGACTTTGTGGCGGTTGTCGGCTACTCCTTCGGGGCAGTTGTTGCCAGCAACATCGCGGATGAGAGCGACGCTCTCGTTCTTATCTCTCCGCTGAAGAGATTGCACGAGATCGAGCTGAAGGATAGCAAGGTGCCAAAGCTGATCATCTACGCGAGCTATGACGACATAGTGAGCGTTGAGGAGTCAAGGGACATTGCTGGAGCGCTGAGCGATCCGAAGAAGGTGGTGGAGCTGGAGACAGACCACTTCTACACCGGAAAGATGGACGTGCTCGCTAACGAGGTTTCTGACTTTCTGAGCTCGCTCTGA
- a CDS encoding DUF3368 domain-containing protein yields MRWVFNSTPLIYLSKAGVSWIFEELEGEKLIPEAVYREVVVKGRERGDVDAFIVSSLIENNVIRVVKADVREALRGVREIQDGEKEVIEVALRYNAIAILDDSIARQVGEALGARVHGTLYLIFLMVKSGKLGRKDARVVVERMMAQGFRLSSEVYSEFLRLLGL; encoded by the coding sequence GTGAGGTGGGTCTTCAATTCCACTCCACTGATCTACCTGAGCAAGGCAGGTGTGAGCTGGATCTTTGAAGAACTTGAAGGCGAGAAGCTGATTCCGGAAGCAGTATACAGGGAAGTGGTGGTCAAGGGGAGGGAAAGGGGAGACGTGGATGCGTTCATAGTGAGCAGCCTCATTGAAAATAATGTCATCAGAGTGGTCAAAGCTGATGTGAGGGAAGCTCTGAGAGGGGTCAGGGAAATTCAGGACGGTGAGAAGGAAGTCATAGAGGTTGCACTAAGATATAACGCGATTGCAATACTCGACGACAGCATTGCAAGACAGGTTGGAGAGGCGCTTGGAGCAAGAGTTCACGGAACCCTTTATCTAATTTTTCTGATGGTGAAGTCCGGAAAGCTCGGCAGAAAGGATGCAAGAGTGGTTGTGGAGAGGATGATGGCTCAGGGCTTCAGGCTGAGTTCGGAAGTGTACTCGGAATTTCTCAGGCTCCTTGGACTCTGA
- a CDS encoding UPF0175 family protein, which yields MAVISVRVGSELERKIRKLIELEKSDKSSAVRRALERGVEEELKKVALELYMSRKVSLAKAAEIAEVSVREMMEYLKERGVPLNLTVEELRRDFEEAMK from the coding sequence GTGGCAGTGATCTCTGTTAGAGTTGGCTCGGAGCTCGAGAGAAAGATAAGAAAGCTGATAGAGCTCGAGAAGTCAGATAAGTCCTCTGCGGTGAGAAGGGCCTTGGAGAGAGGCGTTGAGGAGGAGCTGAAGAAGGTGGCACTTGAGCTCTACATGTCGCGAAAGGTTTCCCTCGCGAAGGCCGCGGAGATCGCAGAGGTGTCGGTCAGGGAGATGATGGAGTACCTGAAGGAGAGGGGTGTTCCACTGAACCTGACGGTTGAGGAACTAAGAAGGGACTTCGAGGAGGCAATGAAGTGA
- the gatE gene encoding Glu-tRNA(Gln) amidotransferase subunit GatE, translating into MNYADLGLKVGIEIHQQLDTKHKLFCRCPTELREVEDSNFEFFRYLRLKRSELGTEDRAAKEEVMRSRRFTYKFYDTTCLVEADEEPPTEINREALIIGIQIAKMLNMELVDELHVMRKIVIDGSNTTGFQRTALLAFDGYLEVDGRRIGVATLCIEEEAAKKVEERRGEVVYSLDRLGIPLVEIGTEPDINSPEMAKKVAKKLGMILRSTGKVKRGLGTIRQDVNISIEQGARVEIKGVQDVDILDKIVEYEVVRQVNLLRIRDELRKRNARVCEEIFDVKDVFASTKSKILRKAKAIMAVKLEGFSGLVGMEIQPGRRLGTEFADIAKTFGLGGIFHTDELPAYGISEQEVEELRKAVNAGEGDAVIIAAGDEQRVRNALARIVERAKFCLVGVPEETRKANDDGTTSYLRPLPGAARMYPETDVPPVVIDEEMRGVEVPELIEERAERYMRSYGLSEDLAMIMADPRYSGIFEEFAGSVEASVVARVLHIIPSQLRKEGYDVDRLGEEDFRLTLSMIRDGKIAKEGAEEVLKILSREKVGEEEILARLSPSKDLDGFIADLVKEKSDLIAERGENAFKPLMGLVMKEFRGKVDGKVIAEKLREAIKRELENI; encoded by the coding sequence ATGAATTACGCTGATCTCGGCCTCAAGGTTGGTATAGAGATTCACCAGCAGCTCGACACCAAGCACAAGCTCTTCTGCAGGTGTCCAACTGAGCTGAGGGAAGTCGAGGATTCGAATTTTGAGTTTTTCAGGTATCTCAGGCTCAAGAGAAGCGAGCTTGGCACGGAGGACAGGGCTGCCAAGGAAGAGGTGATGAGGAGCAGGAGGTTCACCTACAAGTTCTACGACACCACATGCCTCGTTGAGGCTGATGAAGAACCTCCGACGGAGATCAACAGGGAGGCGTTGATAATAGGCATCCAGATAGCCAAGATGCTCAACATGGAGCTTGTTGACGAGCTGCACGTGATGAGGAAGATTGTCATAGATGGCAGTAACACCACCGGATTTCAGAGGACTGCGCTGTTAGCGTTTGATGGTTACTTGGAGGTGGATGGGAGGAGAATAGGTGTCGCAACCCTCTGCATTGAGGAGGAGGCTGCCAAAAAGGTCGAGGAGAGGAGGGGTGAGGTTGTATACTCCCTCGACAGACTCGGAATCCCTCTCGTTGAAATCGGCACGGAGCCGGACATAAACAGCCCCGAGATGGCCAAGAAGGTCGCGAAGAAGCTCGGAATGATCCTGAGGAGCACGGGAAAGGTGAAGAGAGGTCTCGGGACGATAAGGCAGGACGTGAACATCTCGATCGAGCAGGGGGCGAGGGTTGAGATAAAGGGAGTGCAGGACGTGGACATTCTGGACAAGATCGTTGAGTACGAGGTGGTGAGGCAGGTTAACCTGCTCAGGATAAGGGATGAGCTTAGGAAAAGGAACGCCAGGGTCTGCGAGGAGATATTCGACGTTAAGGACGTTTTTGCCAGCACGAAATCAAAGATTCTCAGGAAGGCCAAGGCGATAATGGCCGTGAAGCTTGAGGGGTTTTCAGGCCTCGTTGGAATGGAGATCCAGCCCGGCAGAAGGCTTGGAACCGAATTTGCGGACATCGCCAAAACCTTCGGTTTAGGGGGGATATTCCACACCGACGAGCTTCCAGCCTACGGGATAAGCGAGCAGGAGGTGGAGGAGCTCAGAAAGGCCGTTAATGCTGGAGAAGGCGATGCGGTTATAATCGCTGCCGGAGACGAGCAGAGGGTCAGAAACGCCCTCGCGAGGATAGTGGAGAGGGCAAAGTTCTGCCTCGTTGGCGTCCCTGAGGAGACGAGGAAGGCGAACGATGATGGAACAACCTCTTACCTCCGCCCGCTGCCGGGTGCGGCGAGGATGTACCCCGAGACCGATGTGCCACCAGTGGTGATTGACGAGGAGATGAGGGGCGTTGAGGTTCCAGAGTTAATCGAGGAGAGGGCTGAGAGATACATGAGAAGCTACGGACTTTCAGAGGATCTCGCGATGATAATGGCGGATCCGAGGTATAGCGGGATCTTCGAGGAGTTTGCAGGGAGCGTTGAGGCGAGCGTTGTTGCGAGGGTGCTCCACATAATCCCGTCCCAGCTCAGGAAGGAAGGATACGATGTGGACAGGCTTGGAGAGGAGGACTTCAGGCTCACGCTGTCCATGATCAGGGATGGCAAGATAGCAAAAGAAGGAGCGGAGGAGGTTCTGAAGATCTTAAGCAGGGAGAAGGTCGGTGAGGAGGAGATACTCGCAAGACTCTCGCCCTCGAAGGATCTGGATGGGTTCATAGCCGATCTCGTTAAAGAAAAGAGTGATCTGATCGCTGAGAGAGGAGAAAACGCGTTCAAGCCCCTCATGGGCCTCGTCATGAAGGAGTTCAGGGGCAAGGTTGATGGAAAGGTAATAGCCGAAAAGCTTAGAGAAGCGATAAAGAGGGAGCTGGAGAACATTTAG
- a CDS encoding CidB/LrgB family autolysis modulator has translation MNPFGIFLTLALYYAFTEVYSRKRVFLLNPVLLTILGIVLILSVSGISYDYYNDSAQILTFLLGPAVVSLAVPLYRQREYIYRYSKQIFAGIVVGGLVAIISAVFILKLLGGSEVVMRSIAPKSITTAIAIGVSEKISGIPSLTAVLVILTGIMGNAAGVEVMNAARIKDRVARGLAMGVTAHGLGTARIILDDEVSGAVSGLGMALNGIFTSIVLPLIAVLLF, from the coding sequence ATGAACCCGTTCGGAATCTTCCTGACCCTCGCCCTCTACTACGCATTCACAGAGGTTTACTCAAGAAAGAGGGTTTTCCTGCTCAATCCAGTTCTGCTGACGATACTGGGCATAGTCCTGATCCTGAGCGTTTCGGGGATAAGCTATGATTACTACAATGACAGTGCCCAGATCCTGACGTTCCTGCTTGGCCCGGCTGTTGTGAGCCTTGCGGTGCCGCTCTACAGGCAGAGGGAGTACATATACAGGTACTCCAAGCAGATTTTTGCTGGGATTGTTGTGGGAGGGCTGGTGGCGATAATAAGCGCAGTCTTTATCCTGAAGCTTCTGGGAGGGAGCGAAGTAGTGATGAGAAGCATAGCGCCGAAGAGCATAACCACAGCTATCGCAATTGGCGTGAGCGAGAAGATCTCCGGAATTCCATCCCTCACAGCAGTCCTCGTGATTCTCACGGGCATCATGGGGAACGCTGCAGGGGTGGAGGTAATGAACGCAGCAAGAATAAAGGACAGGGTTGCAAGGGGGCTTGCGATGGGCGTCACAGCTCACGGTCTTGGAACGGCGAGGATCATTCTGGATGACGAAGTGAGTGGGGCGGTGAGCGGGCTCGGAATGGCCCTGAACGGTATCTTCACGTCGATAGTCCTTCCACTGATTGCTGTTCTCCTGTTCTAA
- a CDS encoding CidA/LrgA family protein has protein sequence MYRGLAVIFGFYFLGEFLSKTLSLMIPGSVLGMILLAIALFSGVMKVEWCEREAEFFVRHMSILFVPPGAGVILYLDLIKSELLPIATALVVSFFATLLITAKTVEVMR, from the coding sequence ATGTATAGGGGGCTCGCGGTGATATTCGGCTTTTACTTCCTCGGAGAGTTTCTCTCAAAGACCCTAAGCCTCATGATTCCCGGAAGCGTTCTCGGAATGATCCTCCTCGCCATCGCCCTTTTTTCGGGAGTCATGAAGGTAGAGTGGTGTGAGAGAGAAGCAGAATTCTTCGTCAGGCACATGAGCATACTCTTCGTACCTCCGGGAGCGGGCGTGATACTCTACCTCGACCTCATAAAGTCTGAACTGCTCCCAATAGCCACAGCGCTTGTGGTGAGCTTCTTCGCCACCCTGCTCATAACTGCAAAGACCGTGGAAGTGATGAGATGA
- a CDS encoding 2-amino-3,7-dideoxy-D-threo-hept-6-ulosonate synthase: MEIGKRIRLERIINRDSGNTVIVPLDHGVSMGPIEGIIDLRKTINAVAEGGANAVVVHKGVVAFGHRGYGKDVGLILHLSASTMLSPDPNEKVLVASVEEAIKHGADAVSVHINVGSKTEAEQLMKLGKISRDCREWGMPLLAMMYPRGEGINQFDEKAVALAVRVGVELGADIIKTNFTGSVESFRKVVEGSPVPVVVAGGERMDSAEDILRMVEMAMDAGARGVAIGRNVFQAENPTLMTKAISLIVHENGTWKEALEVLRG; the protein is encoded by the coding sequence ATGGAGATCGGGAAGAGGATAAGGCTGGAGAGGATAATAAACCGCGACAGCGGGAACACGGTAATCGTCCCCCTCGACCACGGGGTGAGCATGGGGCCGATAGAGGGGATAATCGACCTGAGAAAGACGATCAACGCCGTGGCAGAGGGAGGGGCAAATGCGGTTGTGGTGCATAAAGGTGTGGTTGCGTTCGGCCACAGGGGTTACGGGAAGGATGTCGGGCTGATCCTGCACCTCTCAGCCTCCACGATGCTCTCTCCAGACCCAAATGAGAAGGTTCTGGTTGCGAGCGTGGAGGAGGCGATAAAGCATGGAGCCGATGCTGTCAGCGTTCACATAAACGTCGGGAGCAAGACTGAGGCAGAGCAGCTGATGAAGCTCGGGAAGATAAGCAGGGACTGCAGGGAGTGGGGGATGCCGCTGCTCGCGATGATGTACCCGAGAGGCGAGGGGATCAATCAGTTCGACGAGAAGGCTGTGGCGCTTGCCGTGAGGGTGGGGGTTGAGCTTGGAGCGGACATAATAAAGACGAACTTCACAGGCAGCGTCGAGTCGTTCAGGAAGGTTGTGGAGGGGTCTCCGGTTCCCGTGGTTGTGGCCGGAGGGGAGAGGATGGATTCCGCGGAGGACATACTCAGGATGGTCGAGATGGCGATGGATGCGGGGGCAAGGGGTGTTGCGATCGGCAGAAACGTCTTTCAGGCCGAGAATCCGACCCTGATGACGAAGGCCATATCTCTCATAGTCCACGAGAACGGGACCTGGAAGGAGGCACTCGAAGTTCTCAGGGGTTAA